The sequence GAGGGCTGTTGTTTTTCGGCCTGCTGCTACTGGCAACCCTCAGTCAGGCTCAGTCCACTGGCTCTGTCCGCTGCCAATTGGCCGATGGTTTTGACTTCCCTGTCGGTAAGCCCAATGGCGACGGCTATTACAAGTCTCGCGGTTACTGGCCCAACGGCCACCTCGGGGAAGACTGGAATGGCAAAGGCGGTGGCGACAGTGACCTCGGCGCTCCTATCTACTCCACAGCCCGCGGAGTGGTGATCATTTCCGAGAACATCGGAGTCGGCTGGGGAAATTGCATCATCGTGCGTCACGCCTACCGTGACGAAACGGGCAAAATCGCCATGGTGGATAGCCTCTACGCCCACCTCCAACAGCGCCTCGTCAAGGTGGGCCAGGTGATGGAGAAAGGTCAACTCGTGGGCACCATGGGTGGCAACAACGGCATGTATCTGGTGCATTTGCACTTTGAGATGCGGAAAAACCTGCGCATCGGCATGAACCGCAGTCAGTTCGCCCGTGACAATACGAACTACTACAGCCCCACGGACTTCATCAATAAGCATCGAAATCTCCAGACCAACTTCCAGAAGTATCCCATCCCCATGGGCTTGTTTGCTCCCTATGGCCGATCCTTGGCCGATGCCCGTAGTGACGGAGGCGATACCGTGAAGGTGCCGACGGTGACCCCCAATCTCCCAGATGCGGGTCCTTCTGCTGACGACGAAGACTTTTGGTCAAAGCTGCGCAGCCGCTTGAAGCAGAGCAAAATCACCGAAGGCGAGAAGACTCAGCCCTGATCTGGAATAAGCCTCTCAGCCGAATTTCGAGGAGACGAAAAGATCCGTCCGTCACGGTGCCGCCACCTTTTCCCAAACCCCTTCTTTCTCCTCCCTGGCCCGGCGGCCGAGAGCCATGAGTTCAGCCAGATAAGTCGGTAAATCCCGAGAGTCGCCGGGCAGAGCCGTGTCCACCCCGTCCAACCGCGCATAGCCTTTGCGCAGCAGTAGATCCATGAGATACACCCGATGCCCATCTTCACGCAGGAAACGGATGAGGGCATAATAACGGAGCGTATTGGGCACGCGTTCCCAGCGAGTAAGGACCTCAAACGGACGGGTTTTCAGCAGCTCCGTCACATAAGCAGCCGCCTCCTCCCCCGTGGACGTGATCACCTTCTCCGTAGTGTGACCAAAGTAGCGAGCCTGCTCAGCCACCCGTTGGGGATGCGTCATGGTCGCTTCCAGAGCATCCACAAAGTAGAGCACGAAGATGTACTCATCATTGCCGATGCGAATGCGTAAGGTGTCGGCCTCATTGGCACGGCTCTCGACCAATGACGCCTTCGGAAAGATAAGAAATTTCTCCTCCACCGGGTTGGGTGCCCCTCCCTCATCAGGCAGAGTTTCCCCCGGCACACCCGCCACCTTCACGGGCATCGCCCGCGCAGGAGCTGAGCGGCTTTCTTTGAGCAAGATCCCACCGAGTACAACAATCAGCACCAGCACCGCAGTGATGGCGAGATTGAGTAAAGTATCACGGAGAGACATGAGCAGCAGCCAATCATCGTGAAATCAGCGCTCTTGCCAAGTGCTTACCGCTTTAGAGGCCGAGATCTTCAATGACCTCGGGGTCACTCAGCAGCTTGCTTTTGGCCGCATCCGCCGAACGTCCGGCTTGTCGAGCCCGCCCCAGCATCTCGTTGAACTTGTTTTGAGTGCGGGATGGATTTAGCAGTTCTCCGCGAATAATCTCTCCACAGCTCACGAGGCTGTCCACATAAGGCCAGACGCGAGGGTCCAGACGCGGACGCAGATTCTTCAGTCGATTGATGGACCCACCGAGTTCATCGGGCTGAAACGATAAAGCGGTTTTTCCGGAAAAATCGTTTTTGGTTGAACTGCTCAGCCCCATGGCTCCCGCATCCGCCGCCTCAATGGAACCCGCCAGCGACAGCTTTGTCGGCACCCGTCCCTGGGCATACATCAACAAATATTTTGCCGAGAGGCTATGAGGGGCTTTTTCCAGGACTGCTTGCAGCCGAGTGATGGCGTGAGGCGTGCGCAGAATGGCCAACATCTGCCGTGGATCACGCTGGAGCGCGCTGCGAATGACATCAAACTCAGCCACAGCTTGCTGAAGCGTCCCCGTTCTCTCTGAGTCGGCTAGCTGCACGGCTTGATTGAATTGCTCCAGAGCAAAGACATGGATCGCCGCCAGCGGTCCTGGACCATCCAACACGAGGATGTCCTGAACAGATCGCTCGTTCTTGGCTGGCACAGCGACGATCTTACAAGCACCCTTCGTTGCTCCTCGCACCTTAGCCGCGACTCCGCCGATGGGTTGGACACTTCCATCGGCATTCATGTCCCCTGTGACTGCAAACGTAGGATCCCAGGTCTTACCCATGATCACAGACTCCACGAGTAATCCACACGCCACCGCCGCTGAAGGACCATCCTTGCCTGAATATTTTTCTTCAAATGCGATCTCCAGCGATCTACCTGCCGCGAGCCCCTTATGGCGTAGCCTCATGAATTTGGTGACTTCGTTCAGGGCGATGCGCATATCACTCCCGACTGGTTGACTAAAGTTAAGCGAGGCATTTCCCGGCACGGCCGTGATATTCATTTTGGTCACTTGGCCTGCTTCTCGCCCGGAGGCCAGTTGCATGATAAGTAATCCATTCACATGGGACTGCTCCAACTTCAATTCCACCCCATCGGTCGCCAGCGTGTCCCTACCTTGCATGGAGCTATCAGTGCTAGGTGTGCCGGACTCGGGCAAGATACTTGTCAGTGGTAAGGCCGCCTGTACGTCTAGCCCTTTGAGTTTGAGCACCCCATCCTCGACCGTCGCCTCCAAACGGCACCCACCAGCAATTTCCTCATTCAGGACCAGCAACCCAACATTTGTTGGCAACTCCTCAGGCTGACTATTTATCCAACGAATGGGCAAAACGACGCTTGTCGAAGCTCCAAGCCCATCCGCAGCAAGCAGGTTATTGAATAGGCCGCGACTGTTTTCAAACGTCACATGAGAACTGGTCAGCAACAAAGATCGGTCAATGGCGCATTGGTCAAATCGAGTGTATTGGATCAAAGGGCTCCGGGCCAGGGCTAGAGGTGTAAAAGGGCCGCTTTTCTGGGCAAGTGCACCGCCAAAAGCACAACGCATGGTATACCGCGATGATTCTAGCTCTCTCACCACACAATCCATCATCTTTAGCCCCATGAGATTGATGGGAGAAAACCAAGCACCCGCCTGCAAGATGGAATTGGTGATCTTGATCTCCGATGGAAAATCCAGCTTCAAAGCATTGGGCGAAGCAAACTCGCATTTCTCCAAACCACAGGAATCAATCGCTACCTCAGCACCTGGGTCCATACCGATATAACAGTTCCTCAACAACGAACCGCGGACGCTCAAGCGTCCCCCAGCCCGAACGATAAAACGAGTGGATTCAATGACACACCTGTCGGGAATCGTCAGCGTGCAGGTCCGATCAGGACCAGGATCAATAGTGACTGCGCCTGTTCCCTGATAGCCCCCCTCCGGAAGCTTGAACGAAGAGGTCAGGACATGCTTATCCTCGCCGAATTTCAGCATTTCATATCGTGCAGTTTCCTCCTGCGCTGAGACTAAGCCATACGATAGCAATAATCCTAAATACCAACGCCCCAACTTGCAGCCTCGGAATTTTTTCATCCCCATTTTCATAGAATAATTACCCAGAATAAAAAGCCCGATTCTGGATCAAAAACCAACTACAAATGTTGTGTCCTTTCAGATCGCCGAAAAATCCTGTCCTTGCGTCGCGAATCATCCCCGCTAAACGCTCGGCATGTCCCTCGAATCCGACCGCGCTGAACTCGCCCAAATCCTCCGCACCAAATCCGTCAAAACTGGAAAATTCACTCTGGCTTCAGGCAAAGAGAGCGATCTGTATGTGGACTGCCGGTTGACCACTCTGGATGCGCGTGGTGCGGTTTTGGTGGGTCGGGTGCTGCATGATTTACTGCGCCAAAAAGAGGCAGCCCTGGGAATCAGCGTTGGCTCTCTGGGGGGCCTGACCATGGGGGCAGATCCCCTGACGTTGGCCGTCGCGATGACCTCGAGCCTAGCGGGTGACGCCAAGGTCGTACAAGCCTTCAACGTGCGTAAAGAACCCAAGGGCCACGGACGGGGCAAGCGCATCGAGGGGAACTTTGATCCCGCTCAACCCGTCGTGGTGGTGGACGATGTGATCACCACGGGTGACTCCACCCTGAAAGCGATCCAGGCCATCGAGGACGAGGGTGGTAAGGTGGCTTTTGCGCTGATTTTGGTGGATCGCCAAGAAGGCGGACGGGACAACATTGAGAGCAAAGGTTACCCCGTCGTGGCGGCTTATACCCGCGCTGACCTGGTGTGATACTTTCCTCATCCGGCATTTGATTGACAGGATGTCGGCTCACGGGATGCTGTTGCCCGTGAGGATGCACCTTTTTTGTTTTTGGCAGAGGCTCCTCGGCCTCTGCGCTCTCCTCTGTGTCAGCGCCACAGCGCAGGTCACCACACGCGGCGACGCGGTGGGAAAACTGCTCAACGATTGGTATCAAGCCGGGACCGCAGCAGGACTCACCGCCATCACGTATGAAAATCGGGACGGTCAGCACTCCCCGTTGGAACCAGGGCGCTATCCCCAACTTCAAATCTTCAAGCCGGACTCGAAGAGTGGCCCAGCGATGGGACCCGCCGTTGCCCTGCGCACCTCACCCACGGTAGGCAATTGCTCCATGTCCGCCCCTGCGGATAAAGGCGGCAGCCTGCCACGCATGTATCAGATAGATCCTCAAGGTCAGCGTTTCCTGATGATGCAGTATCTGGCCTGTAACCTGATGATTTATCCGGAGCATCAGGACTACGATCCCGGCGGCAATGGTGTCGGCGGTTATGGGGATCTCTATCCTACCAACAACGCCTGCACTCTCATCTCGCAAGGTTCGTCGGGGAGCGATCAGCCTTTTCTCAATTCCGTGCTGACCACCATCGCCGCATTCCCTCCGGCGACGCAGCAATTACTGATCGAAAAGCGACTGCTGATGCCGACTGTGCAAGCCATCTTCCGCCAGTCTAACAAACGGGTTCAAAAAGAAGAGGATTATTTCACAGGCATCGCCCACCCAGTCGTCTTCGATGCAGCGGATCTCGACGAAGAGAAGATGATGCGCATGGCTCATGACATGCGACCACCTCAAATCCCTCCCTTGCCCCAAATTGAAGTCATCGAAGAGACGGAGATGCAAAACGGTCGGGATTACTTTGAGGCGGAGAAAGCCCACCCTTGGAAGCTGGCCGACACCCCTGTCTCGATTGCCCGCATCATGCGAGGAAACACCTCCGAGCATGTTATGAAGATCAGTACGAAAAAAAGTGCCGACCTTATGGGCAGACCGGTGCAACTCCGCTGGCAACTTCTGCAGGGTGACCCGCGCCTGATCCGACTGGAAAACTCGGCCCAAGGCGCCATCACCGAACTGCATGTGCGCTGGCAGCCTCCGATCAAGACATTGAAAGGGCTTCGCAGCCATCGCGTGGACATTGGTGTCTTCGCCACCAATGGCCTCACCGTGAGCGCCCCTGCCATCCTCAGCTTCTACATGCTGCCTAACGAAATGCATTTTTATGATGAGAAAGGACACTCATCGGAAATCTGTTATCAGGTGCATAATCCAGATCTCGGACTCCCCAACGATCCGCGTGACCTACGTTGGCTGAAGGCCATGCTCGCCGCCTCGCTCGCCGGAGATGGACTGCGCAGCCGACTCATGGAAAAGCTGCTGACAGAACCAGAACGTCAAAGCCTTCAAAAGATCTGGATACCGCTCAATCAACGTTGGCAATCGATCCAAAAACTAGAGTCCGATGAAACCCGCAAGGACAGTGCTCCGATCCTGAAAAACAGTCTTCAGGATGACCTCGCCAAGACACTGAATGAAAAACTGGAAGGTGATCGTGGCCTGACCGTCCGCACAGCCATCGAACGGTCACTGGAAGCCATTGCCGGATTCACCGATCTCTACCTCACCTTTCAAAAGGAATTGGTCCCCCTCGCGGCCCAATCGCCGAAGACGAGCGCAACAGGCGATATCCAAAGGGAAATCAAACGCCTCCAGGATCTCAATGTGCTCATGGTTGAGGCCAACGGACATGTCACGACATCAGCACCGCCAGACCGGATTTCACTGGCAGATCGCTACTACATCAGCGGTTTGAACCTGACCGTCATGAGTCAGGCCTTGTTCCCAGAGGTGCTGGAACGCTCCACCGCACCAGCTTGGGTGGACCCTCGTCTAACAACACCTAAACCCTGGAGAGATATCCGCCGTTATGATGAGGCCGGCAAGCTCATGGGCTGGATACGTTATCAAGCAGGACGCACCACTTGGTTCAATCCAGAGGGGCAACTTTTGCCCGAAGGCCCTGATCATCCCGAGAAAACCAAAACCGTGATTTATCAAAAGACTGCGGAAGGTTTGTTGGAGTGGCTGCCTCAGTGACGTATAGCTTGGCCCTACCCGCCATGCGTCTCGTTGCTTTGTCTCTCATTCTCGCCGCCTTCACGGGCTTATCCGCTGCTGACCTGCAAACGGATGTGTGCATTTATGGTGCCACTCCCGGCGGTGTTGCGGCCGCTCTTTCAGCCGCGCGTTCAGGCAGTGAGGTGGTTTTGGTCGAGCCGACGGCCCGCATCGGAGGCTTGCTGACCAGCGGTCTATCTCACACCGACTTCCATTCGCTGGAATCCCTCACGGGCAGCTTTCTGGAGTTTAGCCAGAAGGTGAAAGCCTATTATGTGAAGACTTACGGTGCCGATTCAGAGCAGGTCAAAGCCTGCTTCGAAGGCACCTTTGGCGAGCCCAAAGTGAACCTCCTGATCTTGGAGCAAATGCTGGCGGGGGAATCGCGCATCCAGATTCACCGTGGCGCCGCGCTGGAAAAGGTGGAAAAGGAGGGCACCCAGATCGGTGCGATTCACTTCAAAGGTTTGAGTGTTCATGCCAAGGTCTTCGTGGATGGCAGTTATGAGGGCGACCTCTTAGCGAAAGCAGGCGTCAGTTATCATGTCGGACGTGAAGGGCGGGATGACTATGGCGAATCTCTAGCTCCTGAAAAAGGTGACTCGCAATTGCAGGCCTACAATTTCCGCTTCTGCGCTACCGATGATTCTGCCAATCGCGTTCCGATCGCTGCACCTGCCGGCTACAAACGGGAGGATTTCCTGCCCGTGCTGGATTTTCTCAAGCCTGGCGAAATCGAGCGCGTCTTTGGTTATCCTTCCAAATGCATCGTGAAGGCTCAAACACCGGCTTTACCGAACCACAAGTATGACTTGAACGATGTCTCTCGCGGCCTTGTTCGCCTCTCCATGCCGGGACATAATCTAGGCTGGCCGGAAGGGGATGCCGCTGCACGCCAAGCCATCTTCGCCGAACATCTCCGTTACAACGTGGGATTGCTTTACTTCCTGATCAACGATGAAGCCGTTCCGGCTCATATCCAGGAACCGGCAAGAGCCTGGGGATGGTGTAAAGACGAGTTCACCGAGACCGACCACCTGCCACCCCAACTCTATGTGCGCGAAGCCCGCCGTATGACGGGGGAGCATATCTATGTGCAACAGGATAGCGAGCACGCCGCTGGAGACGCGCGGGCGAAGCTGTTCACGGACTCCATCGCCATGGGAGACTATGGGAACAACTGCCACGGCACCTCTCACGAAGGACCTCAAATCGGCGGCAAGCATGGTGGCGAGCTCTACAATCCTGTGCCGCCTTACCAGATCCCGTATGGTGCACTGGTGCCCAAGGCTGCTGAATGCACAAACCTCTTGGTTCCCGTAGCGCTCTCTTCCTCTCACGTCGGGTTCTGTGCCCTGCGGCTGGAACCGATCTGGATGTCCCTGGGACAAGCGACAGGACACGCCGCTGCACTTGCTGCAAAATCCGGCCAAAGCGTGCAGGATGTCCCCGTGCCCAAGCTTCAAACCCTGCTCTGGGCGGATCACTCAGCCACCCTCTATGTCGCAGATGTGCCGCCAGGACATACTCTCTTCACCGCCGTCCAGTGGTGGGGCACTGCGGGCGGCCTGCATGGCCTCAATCCCATGCCTGCGAAACTTGGCCAGCGTGGCAAGAACTTGCATGGCCAGTATTACGAGGCCAATCCCGGCCATGCTGTGGAACTGGATAAAGCCCTTGATGACGCTACCCGCACGCGCTGGCTGGAGCTTGCTCAGAAGCTCGGCGTTCCGACTTCCACACTAACGCAAACGAAGACACGGGGTGGCTTCATTGAAAAGGCTTTCACCGCTGCCAAACCCTGAGTCACCCAAAATCACGAACGTCTAGTTAGGCTTACCCTTCGCCAGCAGCTTGCGCTCGTAGAGCTTCGCATACTTGAGGAAGGTGTAAAGAAAGGCGTACATCCCCAAAACC is a genomic window of Prosthecobacter debontii containing:
- a CDS encoding FAD-dependent oxidoreductase; translation: MRLVALSLILAAFTGLSAADLQTDVCIYGATPGGVAAALSAARSGSEVVLVEPTARIGGLLTSGLSHTDFHSLESLTGSFLEFSQKVKAYYVKTYGADSEQVKACFEGTFGEPKVNLLILEQMLAGESRIQIHRGAALEKVEKEGTQIGAIHFKGLSVHAKVFVDGSYEGDLLAKAGVSYHVGREGRDDYGESLAPEKGDSQLQAYNFRFCATDDSANRVPIAAPAGYKREDFLPVLDFLKPGEIERVFGYPSKCIVKAQTPALPNHKYDLNDVSRGLVRLSMPGHNLGWPEGDAAARQAIFAEHLRYNVGLLYFLINDEAVPAHIQEPARAWGWCKDEFTETDHLPPQLYVREARRMTGEHIYVQQDSEHAAGDARAKLFTDSIAMGDYGNNCHGTSHEGPQIGGKHGGELYNPVPPYQIPYGALVPKAAECTNLLVPVALSSSHVGFCALRLEPIWMSLGQATGHAAALAAKSGQSVQDVPVPKLQTLLWADHSATLYVADVPPGHTLFTAVQWWGTAGGLHGLNPMPAKLGQRGKNLHGQYYEANPGHAVELDKALDDATRTRWLELAQKLGVPTSTLTQTKTRGGFIEKAFTAAKP
- a CDS encoding M23 family metallopeptidase codes for the protein MTNGGPAFTFSPPRPVSWCGGLLFFGLLLLATLSQAQSTGSVRCQLADGFDFPVGKPNGDGYYKSRGYWPNGHLGEDWNGKGGGDSDLGAPIYSTARGVVIISENIGVGWGNCIIVRHAYRDETGKIAMVDSLYAHLQQRLVKVGQVMEKGQLVGTMGGNNGMYLVHLHFEMRKNLRIGMNRSQFARDNTNYYSPTDFINKHRNLQTNFQKYPIPMGLFAPYGRSLADARSDGGDTVKVPTVTPNLPDAGPSADDEDFWSKLRSRLKQSKITEGEKTQP
- a CDS encoding S16 family serine protease, translated to MKKFRGCKLGRWYLGLLLSYGLVSAQEETARYEMLKFGEDKHVLTSSFKLPEGGYQGTGAVTIDPGPDRTCTLTIPDRCVIESTRFIVRAGGRLSVRGSLLRNCYIGMDPGAEVAIDSCGLEKCEFASPNALKLDFPSEIKITNSILQAGAWFSPINLMGLKMMDCVVRELESSRYTMRCAFGGALAQKSGPFTPLALARSPLIQYTRFDQCAIDRSLLLTSSHVTFENSRGLFNNLLAADGLGASTSVVLPIRWINSQPEELPTNVGLLVLNEEIAGGCRLEATVEDGVLKLKGLDVQAALPLTSILPESGTPSTDSSMQGRDTLATDGVELKLEQSHVNGLLIMQLASGREAGQVTKMNITAVPGNASLNFSQPVGSDMRIALNEVTKFMRLRHKGLAAGRSLEIAFEEKYSGKDGPSAAVACGLLVESVIMGKTWDPTFAVTGDMNADGSVQPIGGVAAKVRGATKGACKIVAVPAKNERSVQDILVLDGPGPLAAIHVFALEQFNQAVQLADSERTGTLQQAVAEFDVIRSALQRDPRQMLAILRTPHAITRLQAVLEKAPHSLSAKYLLMYAQGRVPTKLSLAGSIEAADAGAMGLSSSTKNDFSGKTALSFQPDELGGSINRLKNLRPRLDPRVWPYVDSLVSCGEIIRGELLNPSRTQNKFNEMLGRARQAGRSADAAKSKLLSDPEVIEDLGL
- the pyrE gene encoding orotate phosphoribosyltransferase; translation: MSLESDRAELAQILRTKSVKTGKFTLASGKESDLYVDCRLTTLDARGAVLVGRVLHDLLRQKEAALGISVGSLGGLTMGADPLTLAVAMTSSLAGDAKVVQAFNVRKEPKGHGRGKRIEGNFDPAQPVVVVDDVITTGDSTLKAIQAIEDEGGKVAFALILVDRQEGGRDNIESKGYPVVAAYTRADLV